The nucleotide window GAGGACAGCGGGAGCGACAAAGACCAGGGCGATCAGCATACGCGCCCAGAGTGGGCGAACGAACATGAGCAGACCCTGCGCAACGGCCAGGGTCAGCCCCGCCGCGAGGAGGCCGACGAGCCCTGCGCCGAGCCATCCCGCACCTGTGCCAAAGGCCCAGGTGGCGGCGTTCAGGCCGAGGAAGAACGGCAGCGCAAAGACGGCGAGATTGAACAGCAGCCAGCACATCGTACCGATGGCCGCAATGGAAACGAGGATGCCCAGAATGATCATGGTGGCGGCTCCGTGCAAAAGGTTGAACGGTTGCGCCTGCCACCACCTCCACGGCGCAAACCGGGATATAGCATGAACATGCCTGTCTCGGCGAGACGGAATGGCAGGTCCGCTCGCGCGCCTTCGACATGAGAATGTTGGAGGGCAGCGCTCATGCGCTGCCCGTCCCGAAGCGATAGACCGGGATGCCCATCTTGCGGGCCTTGTCGGCCAGATTGTCCTGGATGCCGGTTCCGGGGAAGATGATGACGCCGATCGGCATGGTGGCGAGCATCTGGTCGTTGCGCTTGAACGGCGCGGCCTTGGCGTGTTTTGCCCAATCGGGCTTGAACGCGACCTGCGGCACCTTGCGGTTGTTGGCCCAGGTGGCGGCGATGCGTTCGGCGCCTTTCGGCGTTCCGCCGTGCAGGAGGACCATGTCCGGGTGTTTGGCATGGACCTGATCGAGCTTGACCCAGATCAGCCGGTGGTCGGTGGTATCGCCGCCCGAAAAGGCAATCTTCGGTCCGCCGGGCAACAGCACCTCGTTGTCGGCCCTGCGCTTGGCGGCGAGGAAGTCGCGGCTGTCGATCATCGCCGCGGTCATCTGGCGGTGGTTGACCCGTGAGCCGGAGCGCGGCGACCAGGGCGTGCCGGTGGTGCGCAGGTAGATGTCGGCGGCGGTATCGCGGAAGAGCTCCATGCTGTCGCGGCGCTCGATGAGGCTCTGGCCGATGCCAATCAGGTTCTCGAGCTGGACGGATTTGACCTCCGAGCCATCCTGTTCCCGCTGAAGGCGCTTCTGAGTCTGCTCGTTGTCGTCCAGTTTGCGCTCGATCCGCTCGACGGCGCGGTGGAAGGTGTTGACGGTGGACCACATGATCTCGTCGAGGTCGAAATCGAGGCTGGTGTCAGCCATGCTGGAAATCAGGGCATCGAAGATATCGGCGACAGCGGTCTGGATGACGTGATCCTCGGGGGTGATCCGGGGATCGGTCTCGTCCTCCGAGGGACGATAGCCATAGAGTTCGAGATCCTCGATGACATGACCCGTCGGGGAGGTGCTGTGATCGGGTTCGAGTTCGTCATGAGCGTACATGGGTTGCGTCCTTCGGCTGGACCGCGACCGTCGCGGCCTTCATGGCGACGACAAGCCCACAGGCGATCCGGTCTGGCAGCCCGAGCCCTGGCGAGGGCCTCGATGGCAAAGCCGGACTATTTTGCCTCGCGCTGCAAAGCCCCGAAGGGGCGGCGGAAAATAGTCCGGCGCCGCCATTGCCGGGCCGGACCGTTTGTGGGCCGCTCGCCCTCTCGAAGGCCGAGGCGTGGTCCCCTGGCCGTGGGGGTGCAGTCCAATATGCCCATGACAAGCCGGAACCCGCCCGATCACACCCCCTTCCCGGCTATGCAGCGAGGACCATGAAGCGGCTGACGTCCTCGGGTGCGAGTTGCACCCGCACCTCCGCCCGAAGCGCAGTCAGCCCGCGCATGACGAGATCTTCGTTGAAGTCCCCCAGCATGGGCGAGAGCGTGATCGCCTCGATCCCAGCCTCGCGTGCCCGGTCGACAAGACTATCCCGCGCGCCGTCACCTGCCGGATCGTTGTCGCGGACGATATAGAGCCTGCGCAAATTGGCCGGAAACAGGATGGCGGCGAGATGCCCGGCAGAGAGTGCGGACACCATCGGCATCGGGGGCAAGGCCTGCCGCAGGGACAATATGGTCTCGATGCCCTCCCCCGCCGCCATGACAACTTTGGCATCGCCGAAGCGGACGGCGTTGCCGAGCAGATCGCCCATCGCCTTGCGCGGTGGATCGACAGGGGCCTTGCCGGAGCCGTCGGGTCTGAGCCAGGAGCGGTGTACGCCGGTGATCCGACCTTCGAGGTCGGTGACGGCGGCGATCATCGCGGGCCAGGTCTCGGTCGGCCCATCGCCCTCGGGCCGCCAGTAGCAGTTCGGATGAAAGCGCAGGTTTGCGGTTCCACGTAAATCCGTAATCCCGCGTTTGCGCAAATACGATTCCGCGACACTGCCCATGATCGGCCGGGTCATGCGCCAGAGTCTGCGCGCCGCCTCGGATGAACCCGATGGCGCCGGTGGTGTCCGGGATCGACCTGCGATGTGCTCCGGCTCGGGATGCGGCAGGCTGAGGAACCGCCGGGCCTCCTCGGCCACATCCGCGAAGTCGCTCAGGCCGAGGGATTCCCGGATCACGTCGAGCAGGTCGCCATGCTCGCCGGTGGCCGGGTCTTGCCATTTCCCGGCGACACCTTTGGCGGTGTCGTGCAATCGCACGAACATCGAGCGGCCAGCGGCGTTGCGGACATCGCCGACCTGCCAGTAATTGCCCTGCTTGCGCCCGTTCGAAAGATAGGCGCGGCACACCGCCTCGGCCTGACGGCCGAGCCGCTGCGCGAGATCGGTGGCGTCGAGACGGGACATTACGCGGCCACCCGCTCACCGATGCGCTCGACCGGGAAGCGGTCGAGGAGCCTGGCCGTAATCTCCGGCCCGGATGCGCCCACCGGCACGAAGAAGCGCAACTTCCACGAGATGATCTCGCTGAAGAGGCCATAGGCGCGCAGGCGCTCCCGCATCGCCTCGGTGAACCCCGAAAGCTCGATGCGGTTCGCACCCATCACGCGGGCGCGGCGCAGGTGCAATCCTTCGGCGAGATCGAGGACGGTGCGGCCTTCCAGCAGCGCGGCATAGGCCGCATCGGGCGTCAGGCCGGCGGGGACACCGCTGGTCGAGGCGCTGGCCGCCCATGCAGGCGAGACGCGGCGACCGATGATCCGTTCGCCCTCATCGGTCTGAAGGCGATAGACGCGGGAAGACTCCTGCGGCAGGCGCTTCCAGATCGGCAGCAGCAGACCCGTCACCATATGCAGCGTGCTGTCGGTGAACTCCGGCACCTCGGCGAGTTCGGCCCTCCAGGCCGCGCCGAATATCTCCCGATCGGCCTCGACCCAATGCGTCTCGCCCATCATGCGAACGGGGACGTTCTGCGCCTCCATCGGCCGGATCAGCCGGACGCGCCGCTCGATCTCGCCATCGTCCAGCATGATGCTGGTGGTGGGGATCTGGACAGCGGCACGGCCGGAACGCTCATTGACCAGCAGCTTCGCGCGGGGATCGTCAAGTTCAGCCATCGCGTCGTCCAGAGTGACCGGCCGGTTGCGCTTGCGCTCGGCGATGGTAAGGAGCCGGGTCTCCGCGCCGGTCGCCGGATGGGTGTAGATCACTTGCCGGTCGGAAACCGTGAAGCGTTCAGCCCGCAGCGTTTCCAGACCCAAGTCATAGGAACCGGATGCGATTGCCCCGTCGATCCGGGCCTCGAGCAACTGCTCGAAGGCCGCGAACAGGATCCCCTGGAGTTCGATGGTCAGAGCCAGCAGACGATTCAGGAAGGTGGAGATCGGCGGCAGGTCGTCCTTGATACCATTACTGTCCATCAGCTTGAGACCGGTCGCAGTCTCGAACCGCTCCAGCGGGCAACCCTCGACCTTGCCGCGCACAATCAGCAGATAGAGCCGGCGCAAGGCGTCGCGGGCATAGCTGGATTCCAGATTGTCCTCGGGCCGGAAGAGGCCCTGTCCGCCGGTCTGGCGCTGTCCGCGCGTGATGGCGCCCAGCGTGTCGAGGCGGCGGGCGATGGTCGAGAGGAACCGCTTCTCGGCCTTCACATCCGTGGCGATGGGTCGGAAGAGCGGCGGCTGCGCTTGATTGGTACGGTTGGTGCGCCCCAGGCCCTGGATCGCGGCATCGGCCTTCCAGCCGGGTTCCAGCAGATAGTGAACGCGCAACCGCTGGTTCCTGGCCGAGAGTTCGGCGTGATAGCTGCGCCCGGTTCCGCCCGCATCCGAGAAGACCAGGATGCACTTCTGGTCATCCATGAAGGCCGAGGTCTCGGCAAGATTGGCGGACGGCGCGCGGCTCTCGACAGCCAGCCGCGCGGCGATACCCTCGCCTCGGCGTACGATCCGCCGCGAACGTCCCGTCACCTCGGCGACCATGTCGGTCCCGAAATGCTGCACGATCTGGTCGAGCGCGCCGGGAACGGGTGGCAGGCTGGCGAGCTGCTCGATCATCTCGTCGCGCCGGGCCACGGCCTCGCGGCTTTCGACGGGCTGGCCATCGCAAAAGACCGGCCGGGACGAAAGGTTGCCTTCGCCATCGGTGAAGGGTTCATAGAGCTGCACCGGGAAGGAATGGGCGAGATAATCGAGAACGTATTCCCGCGGCGTGATGTCCACGCGGACGTCGTTCCATTCCTCGGTCGGCAGTTCGGACAATCTCCGCTCCATCAGCGCCTCGCCGGTCGAGACGATCTGGATGACGGCGGAATGGCCCGCCTCCAGATCCTCCGTGATCTGCCGGATCAGGGTCGGCGTCTTCATGCTGGTCAGCAGATGGCCGAAGAAGCGCTGCTTCGCGCTCTCGAAGGCGGAGCGTGCGGCGGACTTGGCCTGCCGGTTCAGCGTGCCCTCGCTGCCGGTGATATT belongs to Xanthobacter autotrophicus Py2 and includes:
- a CDS encoding conserved hypothetical protein (KEGG: pde:Pden_1520 hypothetical protein); translated protein: MIILGILVSIAAIGTMCWLLFNLAVFALPFFLGLNAATWAFGTGAGWLGAGLVGLLAAGLTLAVAQGLLMFVRPLWARMLIALVFVAPAVLAGFYATLGIVKLTMPSETWQLVFAIIGAIAVGVTALLRLAGWAAAGPADRNLARA
- a CDS encoding conserved hypothetical protein (KEGG: pde:Pden_1531 hypothetical protein) — encoded protein: MYAHDELEPDHSTSPTGHVIEDLELYGYRPSEDETDPRITPEDHVIQTAVADIFDALISSMADTSLDFDLDEIMWSTVNTFHRAVERIERKLDDNEQTQKRLQREQDGSEVKSVQLENLIGIGQSLIERRDSMELFRDTAADIYLRTTGTPWSPRSGSRVNHRQMTAAMIDSRDFLAAKRRADNEVLLPGGPKIAFSGGDTTDHRLIWVKLDQVHAKHPDMVLLHGGTPKGAERIAATWANNRKVPQVAFKPDWAKHAKAAPFKRNDQMLATMPIGVIIFPGTGIQDNLADKARKMGIPVYRFGTGSA
- a CDS encoding conserved hypothetical protein (KEGG: pde:Pden_1532 hypothetical protein) — translated: MSRLDATDLAQRLGRQAEAVCRAYLSNGRKQGNYWQVGDVRNAAGRSMFVRLHDTAKGVAGKWQDPATGEHGDLLDVIRESLGLSDFADVAEEARRFLSLPHPEPEHIAGRSRTPPAPSGSSEAARRLWRMTRPIMGSVAESYLRKRGITDLRGTANLRFHPNCYWRPEGDGPTETWPAMIAAVTDLEGRITGVHRSWLRPDGSGKAPVDPPRKAMGDLLGNAVRFGDAKVVMAAGEGIETILSLRQALPPMPMVSALSAGHLAAILFPANLRRLYIVRDNDPAGDGARDSLVDRAREAGIEAITLSPMLGDFNEDLVMRGLTALRAEVRVQLAPEDVSRFMVLAA